A genome region from Panicum virgatum strain AP13 chromosome 4K, P.virgatum_v5, whole genome shotgun sequence includes the following:
- the LOC120703287 gene encoding mannan endo-1,4-beta-mannosidase 6-like → MRRGRGTRLYSLLGVLLLLALAYFNWLPAGRGPPGGGGGPSGFKLPVPWLQPRMSFAGRVGTHFVDAGTGAPLYVNGWNSYWLLSARSPALAAEMLRRGRRMGLTVCRTWAFSDGGPGALQISPGRFSEPVFQMLDYVIYEARRNHIRLILCLVNNLDNFGGKAQYVQWAQAAGANVMNSTDSFFSHPTIRRYYKEYVKVILTRRNSYSGIKYCDEPAIFAWELINEPRCVSNSSGPHIQAWIEEMAAYVKSLDTKHLVTVGIEGFYGPGRSERLGVNPGDWAASLCSDFIQNSAVKDIDFASVHAYPDSWLPKASLEEKVMYLSNWVDSHLNDSEYILRKPVLFSEVGYLQHPEVNSTVNGDTVLKLVYDKIYNSAKKLQAGGGALIWQLMVEGSQMYNDGFSMVARDRPSTYKLIKEQSCRLQRLYGKRG, encoded by the exons atgcggcgggggagggggacGCGGCTCTACAGCCTCCtgggcgtcctcctcctcctggcccTCGCGTACTTCAACTGGCTCCCCGCGGGCCGCGggccccccggcggcggcggcggccccagcGGGTTCAAGCTCCCCGTGCCGTGGCTGCAGCCGCGGATGTCCTTCGCGGGCCGTGTTGGCACCCACTTCGTcgacgccggcaccggcgcgccGCTCTACGTCAACGGCTGGAACTCCTACTGGCTCCTTTCGGCTCGGTcgcccgcgctggccgccgagatgctgcgccgcggccggcgcatgGGGCTCACGGTCTGCCGCACGTGGGCCTTCAGCGACGGCGGGCCCGGCGCGCTCCAGATCTCCCCCGGCCGGTTCAGCGAGCCCGTCTTCCAG ATGCTGGATTATGTGATATATGAGGCCCGAAGAAATCATATTAGATTGATTCTATGCCTTGTCAATAACCTTGATAACTTTGGAGGGAAGGCTCAATATGTTCAGTGGGCACAAGCAGCTGGTGCTAATGTGATGAATTCTACAGATTCCTTTTTCTCTCACCCAACTATTAGACGTTACTACAAGGAGTATGTAAAG GTGATATTAACAAGAAGAAATTCTTATAGTGGAATCAAATACTGTGATGAACCTGCTATATTTGCTTGGGAACTCATAAATGAGCCTAGGTGCGTGTCTAATTCATCTGGTCCTCATATTCAG GCTTGGATAGAAGAAATGGCAGCATATGTTAAGAGTTTGGACACGAAGCATCTTGTCACAGTTGGTATTGAAGGATTTTATGGCCCTGGCAGATCTGAGAGGCTGGGTGTCAATCCTGGAGACTGGGCAGCTTCACTCTGCTCAGACTTCATACAGAACTCAGCTGTCAAAGATATTGATTTTGCCTCAGTTCATGCTTATCCTGATAGCTG GCTACCGAAAGCAAGCTTGGAAGAAAAAGTCATGTACCTTTCTAACTGGGTTGATTCGCACTTGAATGACAGTGAATACATCTTGAGAAAGCCTGTCCTGTTTTCAGAAGTAGGGTACCTCCAGCATCCAGAAGTGAACAGCACAGTCAATGGAGACACTGTTCTAAAACTTGTTTATGATAAAATATACAATTCAGCAAAAAAGCTGCAGGCAGGAGGTGGTGCTCTTATTTGGCAATTGATGGTTGAAGGGAGTCAGATGTACAACGATGGCTTCTCCATGGTGGCACGTGATCGTCCCTCAACATATAAGTTGATAAAGGAGCAGTCATGCCGACTGCAAAGATTATATGGAAAAAGAGGATGA
- the LOC120703289 gene encoding putative BPI/LBP family protein At1g04970 yields MAQLYPHPLLLLLFLLAAAGVSAGGSDGAHVSAVVAEKGLAFAKDVLIGEAVRSLTPLRLPGVEKALRVPFLGGVRVAASNITLFHLDVGGNSTVHPGGSGLVVVASGITANISMHWSYRYDSWLLPIEISDSGTASILVQGMEVGITMVIKNSNGSLALSVLHCGCYVKDLVISLDGGASWFYQGFINAFEDHIKAAVEKAIPENIIEGAGKLDSFLQGLPRTVSLDDVAALNMTFVNDPHYGNSSIEFDINGLITSAVAKTTNNLQKHPHLSLSCGGASKMLSLSLDEDVFNSALDVYFKAGSMHWVVDKVPDQSLLNTASWKFIIPRLYWNYPNDDMLLNISMASSPVIKITSEKIGATINADMIIDVIDGKQTVPVACISVVVSASGVVETSGNKVYGRVGLDDFSLALKWSKIGNIYMSLIQGVIRVFLNTVCMPYLNSRLGNGFVLPVVHGFTLQDVYILTSAERLTLCSDVIFTNASSLASLAFL; encoded by the exons aTGGCTCAACTCTATCCCCAtcccctccttctcctcctcttcctcctcgccgccgccggggtgtcCGCCGGCGGCTCGGATGGGGCGCACGTCTCCGCGGTGGTCGCGGAGAAGGGCCTGGCGTTCGCCAAggatgtgctgatcggggagGCGGTGCGGTCGCTGACCCCGCTGCGCCTTCCCGGGGTGGAGAAGGCCTTGCGCGTGCCCTTCCTCGGCGGCGTCCGCGTCGCCGCCTCCAACATCACGCTCTTCCACCTCGACGTCGGGGGCAACTCCACTGTCCACCCCGGAGGCTcgggcctcgtcgtcgtcgcctccggCATCACTGCCAACATCAGTATGCACTGGAGCTATCGCTACGACTCGTGGTTGTTGCCGATAGAGATCTCCGACAGCGGCACCGCCTCGATCCTG GTTCAAGGAATGGAAGTCGGGATAACAATGGTAATAAAGAACAGCAATGGGAGCTTGGCTCTATCTGTTTTGCATTGTGGTTGCTATGTGAAGGACTTAGTGATATCCCTGGATGGTGGTGCATCTTGGTTTTATCAAGG GTTTATAAATGCTTTTGAAGATCATATTAAAGCTGCAGTTGAGAAGGCAATACCTGAAAATATTATTGAAGGGGCTGGGAAACTGGACTCATTTCTGCAAGGTCTTCCTAGAACTGTTAGTCTGGATGACGTTGCTGCCTTGAACATGACTTTTGTTAATGATCCGCACTATGGCAATTCTTCGATTGAGTTTGATATCAATGGGTTGATTACTTCAGCAGTTGCTAAGACAACCAATAATCTGCAGAAGCATCCACACCTTTCTTTATCGTGTGGTGGTGCATCCAAAATGCTTTCGCTTTCACTTGATGAAGATGTATTTAATTCGGCATTAGATGTTTATTTTAAG GCAGGTTCAATGCATTGGGTTGTTGACAAAGTCCCTGACCAATCTCTACTGAACACAGCTAGTTGGAAATTTATCATTCCTCGCTTATACTGGAATTACCCAAATGATGATATGCTGCTAAATATTTCGATGGCCTCATCCCCAGTGATAAAGATTACATCTGAAAAAATTGGGGCTACCATTAACGCAGACATGATAATTGATGTTATAGATGGCAAGCAGACAGTTCCAGTTGCATGCATCTCAGTG GTTGTAAGTGCTTCAGGCGTCGTGGAGACATCGGGAAATAAAGTTTATGGTAGAGTTGGATTAGATGATTTCTCCCTCGCGTTGAAGTGGAGCAAAATTGGTAACATCTATATGTCTTTGATCCAG GGTGTGATTCGTGTTTTCTTGAATACGGTGTGCATGCCCTATTTGAACTCACGGCTGGGGAATGGGTTTGTCCTGCCCGTGGTCCACGGTTTCACACTTCAAGACGTCTATATTCTAACTTCTGCTGAGCGGTTGACGCTTTGTTCTGATGTCATCTTCACCAATGCAAGCAGCTTGGCGAGTTTAGCATTTTTGTGA